In the Calditrichota bacterium genome, ACTGATCGGCCAGTAACCCTCAGGATCCGGCCCGGGACCACCGGCTCCGGGCTGGATCCAGGATCTTGACGCGGCAACCACCGCGTTTCCCAGACCGGCCGGGGAAGACATCCGCACCACCCTTCCCCGGCCAATGGAAGGATGAAAGTAGAATGCAGAATGCCGTGTGAAGATTAGTCTTCTCACGGCATTCTGCATTCGCATTTCAAGGCTTCCCGGAATTGCTCCCCAAGAGACGCTTTATACTATCCAACAACTTCTGCAAACTGAACGGTTTGGGGATATACTCGTCAGCCCCCGCATAATGCCCCAGGCTCCGGTCTTCATCCGCTTCGCGCCAGGTCCAGAGGATGATCGGGATAGATTTGAACTGCTCGTCGAACTTGAGCAAGCGCGCGATCTTGAAGCCGTCGAGACGCGGCAGATTGACATCAAGCAGAATTAGATCCGGCGCCATTGTGCGAGCCAACTGCAAGCCTTGCATGCCGTCGCTGGAGTGGGTTACGGCATAGCCCTCCGCTTCAAGTTGCTCTTTAATGAAGCAGGCGAGTTCGACCTCATCTTCAATGAGTAGTATGGTGCGTGCTTGCATTAGAAGGCGAAATGCTTTAGGCTATAGGTGTTACTACTTGGTGCAGTTAGTTCTTGTCTTCTCCCTCCTGCTTCGCGGGGGGGAAAAAGGGGGGGCAATATGGGGTTGCACTTTTACCGCCCTGTAGTCCCCCCGCAGAGCGGAGAGACAAAACAAGATGATACTGCACCCATCAATAACAGAAATTGAATTGGTTTCACCGATTGTCAACATCGAGACAATGGTCAACCATATCTTTCGACTGGGAAGGGTGCAGATGGAATCGACAAATTGACAGATGATGGTCGTCGCATTAACTTATAGGTTCGTTCGTTTGCGCCCATAGCTCAACTGGCAGAGCAACTGACTCTTAATCAGTAGGTTGCAGGTTCGATTCCTGCTGGGCGTACTTCCTATAGACTTTAGTAGTGAACAGTGTCTCCCAGTCGCTCCGCTGTTTGATGTCCTGCCACTGAGACTTAGAGTAATGTAACACCGGAATCGGAAATCGAGAGCATTGTCAGTAAGAAGGACTGGATGCCGCGATTCCTGACTCATTAAAACAACATGATCGGACCTGTCGAAGTCCTTCCTCCGGAACACTTCAAACGCCAGTGGTATTGCAATGCACTTCCCGTTGAGGTTCGGAGTGTGGCAATCACTTCTCGACAAGCGTCTGAAGATTCACGATCCCTCCTTCCAATATCCCGACTTCCCCGTATCACTTGCTCCGAAGCGCCTTGGCTTGCAGCCATGCGCCTGGCTATAGATAGCATCCATGTTAGCGGCCCGGTAGTGATCGGGAGCACTGGCAGCATCGGCTGGGAATACCCGGTCTGGTATGCAAACAGGAAACGCCAGCCGATCGTTGTCGTTCTAATGCCAGGCAGCGTGATTGGTATGCATCAAGAGGCGAAGCAAACGATTAGCCAACTGGCGCTCGACTCAACCAGGACGACCTTTCTTAAACCCCTTGTCGAAGGACCTGCCAGGCGCACCGAGCGATTTCATCTGCGGGATGAGTTTGCGTTTCTCCTTGCTGATCGGGTGTTTCCCATATCGATTCGTCCGGGTGGATATTGGGATCGTGTCCTGGAGGGTGACGCAAGGGTAGATCAAAGGTTTGCAGTGAATCCCCCTCAACCGGTGCGGAGCCGGGTGCAAGGATGGTCGTATAGGACGCATCAGGAAGACCTGCCCTTTGAGGCATTCCTCTTTCACTGGACTCGCGGCGCAAGCGGGCCGTTTCCGGGAGAGACTCGCGGCAATTATTATTCCGTGCTAACCGAAGGTCGTAACGGAAATCCGCGAGATGGCGCTGCGACGTTGTGCCACATACTTGAAACCGGCATCCTTCGTGGTGAAGGACGGATGTTTCGGGGGGCTGTTCCAGCATTGTCGTTCACATCACTGGCACCGGACAAGTGGCTGAAATCGCGTGGCTATCGAAACGCTTTGGGACGATGGAATTTCGAGCCGTATGCGATTGGCATACCTAAAGTTACACTTGCAGCGCTTGGCGCAAGGCCGGTCATTTATGGCGAAGAGAGCCTGTTCGCTACATTATCGCCCGAAGACCGCCCTTACTTTCAGTTGCGCAGTAGTCCTCAGTCTCTCGACTGGTCAGGAGAGAATGAATGGCGACTGCCGGGGGATCTCGATCTGGCGAGCCTCGCCGACAAGTTGCTAATCATCGTCCCCGAGACCTTCGATTTGAATCGCCTTCCCGACCACCTGAGATCGAACCGGATACTATTCCTTGGTGAATCCTGAAATCAATCATTAATCACACAACCACACATTCTCCTTCCGGCGCGATCCCTTTCGGAGCCCGGTTGTTCGTCAGCGCGCGTCCCTATCATAGCAAGTTGCTTCTCGGTCTGGCTGCGACGGTTCTGGCATCAGTCGCCGAGACCGCCGGACCGATGCTACTCAAAGCAGGCATCGACGGCATTCAAGCCTCGGCCGGATTTCGGGCTTTAACACTTACGGCTGGCGCGATCCTGCTCGTCGCTCTAATCGGCAGCCTTTTTCGTTTTTGGATGCGCGACCTGATCATCGTCGTTTCGCGCTGGATCGAAAGTGACTTGCGTGAGGGGTTTTTTCGACATTTGTTAAGACTGCCTCCTGCCTTTTTCGACCGCAATCAGACCGGCGACCTGATGGCTCGGGCAACCGACGATATCGAACGCATCCGGATGGCTGCGGGACCGGCTTTGCTCTACGCAGTCAACACCCAATTGACGATACTCTTTTCGCTGGCGATGATGTTCTACTTGAACGTAAAACTGGCGGCGCTGGTGCTGCTACTTGCTCCACTGGTTGGAGGTGCAATGCTGGCAATTGCGAGAGCCCTTCACACTGCCAATCTGCGTCAGCAAGAGACCTATGGCCGTATGACCTCGCGTATTCAGGAGAATATTGCCGGGCTAAGAGTGATCAAAAGTTACACCCGTGAGGCGTTCGAGTCAGTCCGTTTCGAAGGAGTGGCACGGGAGTATTTCTCGCGCAGTCTTGTTGTGGCGCGATGGCAGGCTCTGATGTTTCCGATGATAGGGACGCTCATTGGACTCGGCATTGCCGGCATCGTCTGGATCGGAGGGCGGCAAACTGCGGCAGGCGCGTTTAGCCTTGGCGGCTTCGTTGCGTTCATGAGTTATCTCTCGGTGATGACATGGCCAATGATCGCACTCGGCTGGGTAATCCATCTCTATCAACGTGGCTCAGCTTCACACCAAAGACTCGAAACCGTGATGGCTGAAGCGCC is a window encoding:
- a CDS encoding response regulator transcription factor — translated: MQARTILLIEDEVELACFIKEQLEAEGYAVTHSSDGMQGLQLARTMAPDLILLDVNLPRLDGFKIARLLKFDEQFKSIPIILWTWREADEDRSLGHYAGADEYIPKPFSLQKLLDSIKRLLGSNSGKP
- a CDS encoding ABC transporter ATP-binding protein, encoding MFVSARPYHSKLLLGLAATVLASVAETAGPMLLKAGIDGIQASAGFRALTLTAGAILLVALIGSLFRFWMRDLIIVVSRWIESDLREGFFRHLLRLPPAFFDRNQTGDLMARATDDIERIRMAAGPALLYAVNTQLTILFSLAMMFYLNVKLAALVLLLAPLVGGAMLAIARALHTANLRQQETYGRMTSRIQENIAGLRVIKSYTREAFESVRFEGVAREYFSRSLVVARWQALMFPMIGTLIGLGIAGIVWIGGRQTAAGAFSLGGFVAFMSYLSVMTWPMIALGWVIHLYQRGSASHQRLETVMAEAPQFEPTVSEVREKPSDPSGGICFQGIGFRYRDDLPPVLDGFDLTIEPGTLLVLVGATGSGKSSIARLLARQYRPESGKIFLTGRPIDTLPIDDYRRNLAVVEQVPFLFSTTIRDNVRYGNRNATDKEVVNALDIAGLSGEVQAFPNSINTVIGERGITLSGGQQQRLALARALVRKAPILLLDDALSAVDTETEKNILDRLALEEAHRTIIFITHRLAVAERASKVAVLAEGKIVEAGSHSELMALDGHFAALYRLQRLRSELETGQLNAA